In Bradyrhizobium sp. CCBAU 051011, the following are encoded in one genomic region:
- a CDS encoding RNA polymerase sigma factor produces MRQVPIPKIAPLDTGDTELVRRALARDETAVRTIMQANNRRLYRLARGILRNDGEAEDVVQEAYVRAFTHLESFRGESSLSTWLSRITMNEALGRLRRQRPAVEIDSLPQGKLEAEIIQFPLAASDDPEKSMAQREIQHVVEHAIDELPEAFRLVFITRVIEGMNVEETAEILSLKPETVKTRLHRARAMLRDNVERKIGPVVMEAFPFAGRRCERLTDAVLKRLGLAE; encoded by the coding sequence ATGCGTCAGGTCCCGATACCGAAGATCGCGCCGCTCGACACCGGCGACACCGAGTTGGTGCGGCGGGCGCTGGCCCGCGACGAGACGGCGGTGCGCACAATCATGCAGGCGAACAACCGCCGGCTTTACCGGCTCGCCCGCGGCATCCTGCGCAACGACGGCGAGGCCGAAGACGTCGTGCAGGAGGCTTACGTCCGCGCCTTCACCCATCTGGAAAGCTTTCGCGGCGAGTCCAGCCTGTCGACCTGGCTGTCGCGGATCACCATGAACGAGGCGCTCGGCCGGCTGCGCCGCCAGCGGCCCGCCGTCGAGATCGATTCATTGCCGCAGGGCAAGCTCGAAGCGGAGATCATCCAGTTTCCTCTTGCCGCGTCCGACGATCCGGAAAAATCCATGGCCCAGCGTGAAATCCAGCATGTCGTCGAGCACGCCATCGATGAATTGCCGGAAGCGTTCCGCCTCGTCTTCATCACCCGTGTCATCGAGGGAATGAATGTGGAGGAGACCGCCGAAATTCTTTCGCTAAAGCCGGAGACGGTGAAGACCCGTCTGCACCGAGCCCGCGCCATGCTGCGCGACAATGTCGAGCGAAAGATCGGCCCCGTGGTGATGGAAGCGTTTCCCTTTGCCGGCCGGCGCTGCGAGCGCCTGACGGACGCCGTGCTGAAGCGGCTTGGTTTGGCGGAATAA